A stretch of the Actinomyces qiguomingii genome encodes the following:
- a CDS encoding GIY-YIG nuclease family protein, giving the protein MTSASTKIDPAVQSQVADELGRYVYMLVDPRDGIPFYVGKGRGERFGAHGREAMLTKPEEKEDEDDTHDTVSKKVQKIRDIRADDRDPQIWILRYGMKKDLEYTAAEAVCIDLLRSMPVTPITNGSSRHPDGLKEQLTNARREKARGHGVVLLDDLIAEKGAPELTYPGPLLTIKLAGWTETPDGEDMPGGYKRYGHGFRSEWLTREEREKNYQKIGESACGWWPLSIARVEGSGIKYAVAVHRGVTRALLRIIPGTWEPQSYSNDTKRCAFQFEIIDSGPLFDELVGPYGHWIPSEKCKQGAFYWPR; this is encoded by the coding sequence ATGACCTCAGCTTCTACCAAGATTGATCCGGCCGTCCAATCCCAAGTTGCGGACGAGCTCGGCCGCTACGTCTACATGCTCGTCGACCCACGAGACGGAATCCCCTTTTATGTCGGAAAGGGAAGAGGTGAACGGTTTGGCGCACACGGCCGGGAAGCGATGCTCACAAAACCAGAGGAGAAGGAGGACGAGGACGACACTCATGACACAGTAAGTAAAAAAGTGCAGAAGATCCGAGACATACGCGCCGACGACCGCGATCCCCAAATATGGATTCTGCGTTATGGAATGAAAAAGGATCTCGAATACACGGCGGCTGAGGCGGTCTGCATAGACCTGCTCCGTTCCATGCCGGTGACGCCGATCACCAACGGATCATCGCGCCACCCCGACGGCTTAAAGGAGCAGTTAACGAATGCGCGGCGCGAAAAAGCCCGCGGCCACGGGGTAGTGCTTCTCGATGACCTGATTGCCGAGAAGGGAGCACCCGAACTCACCTACCCCGGCCCGTTGTTGACAATCAAACTCGCAGGTTGGACCGAGACTCCCGATGGGGAAGATATGCCCGGAGGCTACAAGCGTTATGGTCATGGATTCCGATCAGAATGGCTGACTCGCGAGGAACGCGAGAAGAACTACCAGAAGATCGGAGAGTCCGCCTGCGGGTGGTGGCCTCTCAGCATCGCGAGAGTAGAAGGCAGCGGGATCAAGTATGCCGTTGCGGTGCATCGCGGCGTTACTCGCGCTCTCCTGAGGATCATTCCGGGAACTTGGGAGCCACAGAGTTACTCGAACGACACTAAGCGCTGCGCTTTCCAGTTTGAAATCATCGACAGCGGACCGCTGTTCGACGAGCTTGTCGGCCCGTACGGCCACTGGATTCCATCCGAGAAATGCAAACAGGGCGCCTTCTACTGGCCGAGGTGA
- a CDS encoding carboxymuconolactone decarboxylase family protein: MALTPEAIETFTRLFGSAPEPSPTDPELMETLQNHIFGEVFSAGVLTDVERELITVTCLASMQTLPQLRAHTAVALNVGATPEQLREVIYQCQPYIGYPKTLNAIGVVNEVLTEHGVQLPLPSAATVDYADRDEAGAAIQTPLYGDEVKAVFAKLPEPFDTQVPHLLTAIGFGEVESRGVLSVAEREIISLVAIAAIGAATQLTPHVAGAIKAGNTRQKVAAALVQAMPYIGGPYALSGLVLVANYDPNASSEAYR; encoded by the coding sequence ATGGCACTGACCCCCGAGGCGATCGAGACCTTCACCCGCCTGTTCGGCTCCGCCCCCGAGCCCAGCCCCACCGACCCCGAACTCATGGAGACCCTCCAGAACCACATATTCGGCGAGGTCTTCTCCGCCGGCGTGCTCACCGACGTCGAGCGCGAGTTGATCACCGTTACCTGCCTGGCCTCCATGCAGACCCTGCCGCAGCTGCGCGCCCACACGGCTGTTGCGTTGAACGTCGGGGCCACCCCCGAGCAGCTGCGCGAGGTCATCTACCAGTGCCAGCCCTACATCGGCTACCCCAAGACCCTCAACGCCATCGGCGTGGTCAACGAGGTCCTGACCGAGCACGGCGTCCAGCTGCCCCTGCCGAGCGCCGCCACCGTCGACTACGCCGACCGGGACGAGGCCGGCGCCGCCATCCAGACCCCGCTGTACGGGGACGAGGTCAAGGCCGTCTTCGCCAAGTTGCCCGAGCCCTTCGACACGCAGGTGCCGCACCTGCTCACCGCCATCGGCTTCGGGGAGGTCGAGTCCCGCGGCGTGCTGAGCGTAGCCGAGCGCGAGATCATCAGCCTGGTGGCCATCGCCGCCATCGGCGCCGCTACCCAGCTCACTCCCCATGTGGCCGGAGCGATCAAGGCCGGCAACACCCGGCAGAAGGTCGCCGCCGCCCTGGTGCAGGCCATGCCCTACATCGGTGGCCCCTATGCCCTGTCCGGCCTGGTGCTGGTGGCGAACTACGATCCCAACGCCTCCTCCGAGGCCTACCGGTGA